The Candidatus Pantoea soli genome window below encodes:
- the dnaX gene encoding DNA polymerase III subunit gamma/tau, with translation MSYQVLARKWRPQAFADVVGQEHVLTALANGLSLGRIHHAYLFSGTRGVGKTSIARLLAKGLNCETGITATPCGQCDNCREIEQGRFVDLIEIDAASRTKVEDTRDLLDNVQYAPARGRFKVYLIDEVHMLSRHSFNALLKTLEEPPSHVKFLLATTDPQKLPVTILSRCLQFHLKALDVEQIQQQLAHILQQEQIDAEARALHLLARAADGSMRDALSLTDQAIAMGQGSVTRETVAQMLGTLDDEQPLALIEALVEGQGEQVMALLNQAASRGVEWEALLVEMLRLLHRIAMVQLLPGSLGEDEVSQAQRLRELARVLPPADVQLYYQTLLMGRKDLPLAPDRRLGVEMTLLRALAFHPQATLAEPVARPSLTPQAAPQVPAASAPPAAAARPQMAPSASEAAPPAGDYPPMPTAAPDALPDTTSQLLQARTQLLRQGAGKAKKSEPAARSARPANPALERLASVTERVQQRAAEPAVKAAAKPEAYRWKAQQQEVVKAEPVATPKALRSALEHEKTPELSLKLAEESLQRDPWAAEIARLTLPKLVQQVALNAWKEVTEQGVTLHLRSSQRHLNSASARQAIQDALSQAAGEAVEVTIVEDDNPAVLTPLEWRQAIYEEKLAQARQSIASDTHIQTLRRFFDADLDEESIRPV, from the coding sequence GGACGCATCCATCATGCTTATCTCTTCTCCGGCACGCGCGGCGTCGGTAAAACGTCCATTGCACGCCTGCTGGCCAAGGGGCTCAACTGCGAAACCGGCATCACCGCGACGCCATGCGGTCAGTGTGACAACTGCCGGGAAATTGAGCAGGGCCGTTTTGTTGATTTAATCGAGATTGACGCGGCGTCCCGGACAAAAGTGGAAGACACGCGCGATCTGCTCGACAACGTACAGTACGCCCCGGCGCGCGGGCGCTTTAAGGTCTACCTGATTGACGAAGTGCACATGCTCTCACGTCATAGCTTTAACGCGCTGCTGAAAACCCTGGAAGAGCCGCCGTCACACGTCAAATTTCTGCTGGCCACGACCGATCCGCAAAAGCTGCCGGTAACGATCCTGTCGCGCTGCCTGCAGTTCCATCTCAAGGCGCTGGATGTGGAACAGATTCAGCAGCAGCTGGCGCATATCCTGCAACAGGAGCAGATTGATGCCGAAGCGCGTGCGCTGCATCTGCTGGCGCGCGCCGCCGATGGCAGCATGCGCGATGCGCTCAGCCTGACCGATCAGGCCATTGCCATGGGGCAGGGCAGCGTGACGCGTGAAACCGTGGCGCAGATGCTCGGCACCCTCGACGATGAACAGCCGCTGGCGCTGATTGAAGCGCTGGTGGAGGGCCAGGGCGAACAAGTGATGGCGCTGCTTAATCAGGCGGCGTCACGCGGGGTAGAGTGGGAAGCGCTGCTGGTGGAGATGCTGCGCCTTCTGCACCGCATTGCCATGGTCCAGCTGCTGCCGGGATCGCTCGGTGAAGATGAAGTCAGCCAGGCTCAGCGCCTGCGGGAACTGGCCCGGGTGCTGCCGCCTGCCGATGTTCAGCTGTACTATCAGACGCTGCTGATGGGGCGGAAAGACTTACCGCTGGCACCGGATCGCCGTCTTGGTGTGGAGATGACGTTACTGCGTGCGCTGGCGTTTCACCCGCAGGCAACGCTGGCCGAGCCGGTGGCGCGTCCGTCGCTGACGCCGCAGGCGGCGCCTCAGGTGCCGGCGGCCAGTGCGCCACCCGCCGCGGCTGCGCGCCCGCAGATGGCGCCGTCCGCCAGCGAAGCCGCACCGCCAGCCGGGGATTATCCACCCATGCCAACGGCGGCGCCAGACGCGCTGCCGGATACCACCAGTCAGCTCTTACAGGCGCGAACGCAGTTGCTGCGTCAGGGAGCCGGCAAGGCAAAAAAGAGTGAGCCGGCAGCGCGTTCCGCGCGGCCGGCAAATCCGGCGCTGGAACGTCTGGCCAGCGTAACGGAGCGGGTGCAGCAGCGCGCTGCAGAACCGGCGGTAAAAGCGGCGGCAAAACCGGAAGCCTACCGCTGGAAAGCCCAGCAGCAGGAGGTGGTAAAGGCGGAGCCGGTTGCCACGCCAAAAGCCTTGCGTTCTGCGCTTGAGCATGAGAAAACGCCTGAATTGTCACTTAAACTGGCAGAAGAGTCGCTGCAGCGCGACCCCTGGGCGGCAGAGATTGCGCGCCTTACCCTGCCGAAACTGGTACAGCAGGTAGCACTGAATGCGTGGAAAGAGGTGACTGAACAGGGCGTCACGCTGCATCTGCGCAGCAGCCAGCGGCACCTGAATTCCGCTTCGGCGCGCCAGGCAATTCAGGATGCCCTGAGCCAGGCCGCCGGTGAGGCGGTTGAAGTGACGATTGTGGAAGACGATAATCCGGCGGTGCTGACGCCGCTGGAGTGGCGTCAGGCCATTTATGAAGAGAAGCTGGCGCAGGCGCGCCAGTCAATCGCCAGCGATACGCATATCCAGACCCTGCGTCGGTTCTTCGATGCGGATCTGGATGAAGAGAGTATTCGACCCGTATGA